In Paenibacillus sp. FSL R7-0345, a single window of DNA contains:
- a CDS encoding carbohydrate ABC transporter permease, with amino-acid sequence MNSKTTSFRSIGSFLLQIPLWLYFIVSVYPLFWMISYSLKNNDEIFVTNPFGFPAHFRFENYVNAWTQFNIPRYFMNSFIVSIISTLCILLLALMFAFAVARMQWKFRTAVRTYMIVGMFMPLQVIMIPLAILVRDFHLTNTYGALIIPYIAIGLPFSTMVFYGFLVSIPREIEEAACIDGASIYRLFAQVILPLALPAIATIAIFQFLNNWNEFTLAYILISDENMKTLPLGLLFFQGSYSTDWGAMGAVMTIASVPMVLVYLLLSEQVERAMTVGSAVKG; translated from the coding sequence ATGAACTCAAAAACAACATCATTCCGGTCCATCGGCAGTTTCCTGCTGCAAATTCCGCTGTGGCTGTATTTTATCGTATCCGTTTATCCGCTGTTTTGGATGATTTCCTATTCCCTGAAAAATAATGACGAGATCTTCGTCACTAACCCATTCGGGTTCCCGGCCCATTTCCGGTTTGAGAACTACGTTAACGCCTGGACACAGTTTAATATTCCGCGTTATTTTATGAACAGCTTCATCGTTTCTATTATTTCTACATTGTGCATTCTGCTGCTGGCGCTGATGTTTGCCTTTGCCGTAGCCCGGATGCAGTGGAAGTTCCGCACGGCGGTCAGAACGTATATGATTGTCGGAATGTTCATGCCGCTGCAGGTCATTATGATTCCTTTGGCCATTCTGGTTCGTGATTTTCACCTTACTAATACCTATGGGGCGCTTATCATTCCCTACATAGCTATCGGTCTTCCGTTCTCAACAATGGTGTTCTACGGGTTCCTCGTGAGCATTCCCCGGGAAATAGAGGAGGCGGCCTGTATCGACGGAGCGAGTATTTACCGGCTGTTCGCACAGGTCATCCTGCCGCTGGCGCTGCCGGCGATTGCGACCATTGCGATTTTCCAATTCCTGAACAACTGGAATGAGTTCACTCTGGCCTATATTCTTATTTCAGACGAAAATATGAAAACACTGCCGCTAGGGCTGCTTTTTTTCCAGGGCTCTTACAGTACGGACTGGGGAGCTATGGGGGCAGTTATGACGATTGCTTCGGTTCCAATGGTGCTTGTTTATCTGCTGCTGAGTGAGCAGGTGGAGCGTGCGATGACGGTGGGTTCGGCGGTAAAAGGCTGA
- a CDS encoding metallophosphoesterase, with translation MKRKSAAGKRRTRQPGTRLISRLNAGLKKKRSSSPPRPGQPKPNLKRKAKAYTVDFAVIGDSHVGYGNSLAIFKNLLPKAAGSGNKRFFIFGGDNTQAGANHGNNADAYYKDFKDTVTSTLGSTPYKASIGNWEASTRALFTKYLGAVTGRINFPGTQGLVRYVWLDCALGSFSADSISLLKNLDDRYYYIIDFHWPLQISGITVESSHVLSAAETAKFFAAIPDKARDRVLAIFTHHGHKFFRKLTNIYPGFTKTKFFVTGCSGDYKCKPSGDRGYYNGVLTINGSDVTVDAFKVTV, from the coding sequence ATGAAGCGGAAGTCAGCAGCGGGGAAGCGGCGTACCCGGCAGCCGGGGACACGGTTAATTTCCAGGTTAAACGCCGGCTTAAAAAAGAAACGGAGCAGCTCTCCTCCACGGCCCGGACAACCCAAGCCAAATCTGAAGCGCAAAGCAAAGGCCTACACCGTAGATTTTGCGGTAATCGGAGACAGTCATGTGGGCTATGGTAACAGCTTGGCCATCTTCAAAAATTTGTTGCCGAAGGCGGCAGGCAGCGGAAATAAACGGTTTTTCATTTTTGGCGGGGATAATACCCAGGCCGGGGCGAATCACGGGAATAATGCGGACGCATATTACAAGGATTTTAAAGACACTGTTACCAGTACACTCGGCAGCACTCCCTACAAAGCATCTATCGGAAACTGGGAGGCCAGTACCCGGGCGCTGTTCACCAAGTATTTGGGAGCGGTAACAGGGAGAATCAATTTTCCGGGGACACAGGGGCTGGTCCGGTATGTGTGGCTGGACTGTGCACTGGGGAGCTTTTCGGCAGACAGCATCAGCCTGCTCAAAAATCTGGACGACCGCTACTATTATATTATCGACTTTCACTGGCCGCTCCAGATCAGCGGAATTACAGTGGAGTCCAGTCATGTGCTCAGCGCCGCGGAGACGGCTAAATTTTTTGCGGCGATTCCGGATAAGGCGAGAGATAGGGTGCTGGCTATTTTCACTCATCACGGCCACAAATTTTTCCGCAAGCTGACCAATATTTATCCGGGTTTCACCAAGACCAAATTTTTCGTAACCGGCTGCTCCGGCGATTATAAATGTAAGCCGAGCGGCGACCGGGGGTACTATAATGGGGTGCTGACGATTAACGGATCTGATGTTACGGTTGATGCGTTTAAAGTAACTGTATAA
- a CDS encoding ABC transporter substrate-binding protein, with product MNKKRGMLLACSLLLAGLISGCGRGSGNADGIKTVHIYQFKVEISEALASLKTEFEKEHPDIRLEIQSVGGGSDYGASLRAKFSSGDEPDIFTIGGNNERDMWLEYLEDLSGEAWAKDVKPLAAEQMTVDGKLYGMPMNLEGYGFIYNKDLFQQAGITEKPLTLTALREAAEKLKAAGITPFANGYQEWFVLGNHNVNVAFAQQPDPEAFIAGLTDGSKTFAGDPVFSRWIDLLDLTVEYGNRNPLSTDYNTQVTMVASGEAAMMQQGNWTQGQIDGIDPELNLGILPMPIDDTAEDNDKLYVGVPSNWVVNKYSPVKEEAKVFLDWLVTSETGKTYITKEFQFIPALDSIEGTVEDLGSLGAEVLEYTDKDQALTWNWSRLPNGMPQELSSSIQGYLGGKLTKEGMLEEFQVNWDNLSVQ from the coding sequence ATGAACAAAAAACGCGGAATGCTCCTCGCTTGCTCTCTGCTGCTGGCTGGACTCATCTCCGGCTGCGGACGCGGCAGCGGCAATGCGGATGGAATAAAAACGGTGCATATCTACCAGTTCAAGGTTGAAATCTCCGAGGCGCTGGCTTCACTGAAAACGGAATTTGAAAAGGAACACCCGGATATCCGTCTTGAAATCCAGAGTGTCGGTGGCGGCAGCGACTACGGTGCCTCCCTGCGCGCCAAGTTCTCGTCCGGGGATGAGCCGGACATTTTCACCATCGGCGGCAATAATGAGCGCGACATGTGGCTGGAGTATCTGGAGGACCTCAGCGGCGAAGCCTGGGCCAAGGATGTAAAGCCGCTCGCCGCGGAACAGATGACCGTTGACGGCAAGCTGTACGGCATGCCGATGAATCTGGAAGGCTATGGCTTTATCTATAATAAGGACCTGTTCCAGCAGGCCGGAATCACCGAGAAGCCACTGACGCTCACCGCTCTGAGAGAAGCGGCCGAGAAGCTGAAGGCGGCGGGCATTACGCCGTTTGCCAACGGGTATCAGGAGTGGTTCGTCCTCGGCAACCACAATGTGAACGTGGCTTTTGCCCAGCAGCCCGATCCTGAGGCTTTTATCGCCGGGCTGACCGACGGCTCCAAGACCTTTGCCGGGGACCCGGTGTTCTCCCGGTGGATCGACCTGCTGGATCTGACGGTGGAGTACGGCAACCGGAATCCGCTCTCGACTGACTACAATACGCAGGTTACCATGGTCGCCAGCGGAGAAGCAGCGATGATGCAGCAGGGAAACTGGACCCAGGGCCAGATCGACGGCATTGATCCGGAGCTGAATCTCGGCATCCTGCCGATGCCTATCGACGATACGGCCGAAGACAACGACAAGCTGTATGTAGGCGTACCCAGCAACTGGGTTGTCAACAAGTACTCCCCTGTCAAAGAAGAGGCCAAGGTATTTCTGGATTGGCTCGTCACCTCCGAAACCGGCAAAACCTACATCACCAAGGAGTTCCAGTTCATCCCTGCGCTCGACAGCATTGAAGGGACCGTAGAGGATCTCGGCTCACTGGGCGCAGAGGTGCTGGAATATACGGATAAGGATCAGGCCCTGACCTGGAACTGGTCGCGCCTGCCGAACGGCATGCCGCAGGAGCTGTCCAGCAGCATACAGGGTTATCTGGGCGGCAAGCTGACCAAGGAAGGCATGCTGGAGGAATTCCAGGTGAATTGGGACAATCTCAGCGTGCAGTGA
- a CDS encoding carbohydrate ABC transporter permease — protein sequence METTVKKYRIPLLVAELLLILLALVFLVPFYFLLANSVKSYSAILSDSAALPAAFQWSNYAEAWKATAFPHAFLNSLIVTVASNILLAFLCSMSAYKMVRNNSLYNRILYIALVAAMVIPFQAIMIPLVQIISGLGVMDTTAGLILAYLGFGAPMTVFLFHGFVKSVPIDIEEASRVDGSSPYGTFFRIVLPLMQPIIVTVIILNTLWIWNDYLMPSLILQSPELRTIPIATYSFFGQYTKQWDLALPGLVLGITPVVIFFLLMQKYIIEGIAQGSVKG from the coding sequence ATGGAGACTACCGTCAAAAAGTACAGAATCCCCCTGCTGGTGGCCGAGCTGCTGCTCATTCTGCTGGCTTTGGTATTTCTTGTTCCTTTCTATTTTCTGCTGGCCAACTCGGTCAAAAGCTACAGTGCGATTCTGTCGGATTCCGCTGCACTGCCTGCAGCATTCCAGTGGAGCAATTACGCCGAGGCGTGGAAAGCGACTGCTTTCCCGCATGCTTTTCTGAACTCGCTGATCGTCACGGTAGCCAGTAATATTCTGCTGGCCTTCCTGTGCTCCATGTCTGCCTATAAAATGGTCCGGAATAACAGCCTGTACAACCGTATTCTCTATATCGCGCTCGTGGCGGCTATGGTCATTCCTTTTCAGGCTATCATGATTCCGCTGGTACAAATTATCAGCGGCCTTGGTGTGATGGACACAACTGCCGGGCTGATCCTCGCTTATCTGGGATTCGGTGCCCCGATGACTGTATTTCTGTTTCACGGCTTTGTAAAGTCGGTCCCGATTGACATTGAAGAAGCCTCGCGGGTGGACGGGAGCAGCCCTTATGGTACGTTTTTCCGGATAGTCCTGCCGCTTATGCAGCCGATTATTGTAACGGTCATCATTCTGAACACGCTGTGGATCTGGAATGATTACCTCATGCCTTCACTGATTCTGCAGAGCCCGGAGCTGCGGACGATTCCGATTGCCACCTACAGCTTCTTCGGACAATACACCAAGCAGTGGGATCTGGCGCTCCCGGGCCTCGTGCTCGGCATTACGCCGGTGGTTATCTTTTTCCTGCTGATGCAGAAGTATATTATTGAAGGCATTGCCCAGGGCTCTGTGAAGGGCTGA
- a CDS encoding sugar ABC transporter permease: protein MDRSKRSRLMQQFIFVGPTSLFFFVIVLIPFFLGLYYSFTSWNGISRHVEWTGLRNYLHIFTKDPSFLNSFWFTAKFTLFGLVLTNLLGFALAYVLTRKLFTRNLLRTVFFVPHVIGGLLLGFIWQFIFVRGFTSIGAATGWPFFNLPWLGTEGTAFWAIVLVFVWQNAGYLMVIYISAINNVPQSLIEASRVDGAGLMQTLRHVTIPLVMPAVTVCLFLSISWSFKLFDLNLSLTKGGPFKATESVALNIYNEAYTISRFGMGSAKAMVFFVIVAVISLLQVRATKKREVEL from the coding sequence ATGGACCGTAGTAAGCGATCACGCCTGATGCAGCAGTTTATTTTTGTCGGGCCGACGTCATTGTTTTTCTTTGTTATTGTTCTGATTCCGTTCTTCCTGGGGCTGTATTATTCGTTTACCAGCTGGAACGGGATCTCGCGTCATGTCGAGTGGACCGGGCTGAGGAACTATTTACATATTTTCACCAAGGACCCTTCCTTTCTGAATTCGTTCTGGTTTACCGCCAAATTCACTTTATTCGGTCTTGTGCTGACCAATCTGCTCGGCTTCGCGCTCGCTTACGTACTGACCCGGAAGCTGTTCACCCGCAACCTGCTGCGGACGGTCTTTTTTGTGCCCCATGTCATTGGCGGCCTGCTGCTCGGGTTCATCTGGCAGTTTATTTTCGTCAGAGGGTTTACTTCAATCGGCGCAGCCACCGGCTGGCCGTTCTTTAATCTGCCCTGGCTCGGTACGGAAGGGACGGCGTTCTGGGCCATCGTCCTTGTGTTTGTCTGGCAAAATGCGGGCTATCTGATGGTCATCTACATTTCTGCGATCAACAACGTCCCGCAGAGCCTGATTGAAGCTTCCCGGGTGGACGGTGCCGGGCTGATGCAAACGCTGCGCCATGTAACCATTCCGCTGGTCATGCCGGCGGTAACAGTCTGCCTGTTCCTGTCGATCTCCTGGTCCTTCAAGCTGTTCGATCTGAACCTGTCGCTGACCAAGGGCGGTCCATTCAAGGCTACCGAATCGGTAGCGCTCAATATTTACAATGAAGCCTACACGATCAGCCGGTTCGGGATGGGCTCGGCGAAAGCGATGGTTTTCTTCGTCATTGTGGCCGTTATCTCCCTGCTGCAGGTTAGGGCAACCAAGAAAAGAGAGGTGGAGCTGTGA
- a CDS encoding VOC family protein has product MAGLLGNHFVTQIGILVNDVEKVSAAYAEFFGLEQPEIIVTDTAELAQTRYNGEKTEARAKLAFFDMGSVQLELIEPDHQPSTWRDYLNEHGEGPHHIAFVIEGMQDKIMLLEGKGFALQQKGEYTGGRYAYMDTFKELKVLVELLENDN; this is encoded by the coding sequence TTGGCAGGACTATTAGGCAATCATTTTGTTACGCAGATAGGCATTCTGGTGAATGATGTGGAGAAGGTAAGCGCAGCGTACGCGGAGTTCTTTGGGCTGGAGCAGCCGGAGATTATAGTGACGGATACAGCTGAACTTGCACAGACCCGGTATAACGGGGAAAAGACGGAGGCGCGGGCCAAGCTGGCCTTTTTCGACATGGGGTCTGTACAGCTGGAGCTGATTGAGCCGGACCACCAGCCGAGCACCTGGCGCGATTATTTGAATGAGCACGGTGAGGGTCCGCATCATATTGCGTTTGTGATTGAAGGGATGCAGGACAAGATCATGTTACTTGAAGGCAAAGGGTTTGCGCTCCAGCAGAAGGGTGAGTACACGGGCGGGCGTTATGCGTATATGGATACCTTTAAGGAATTGAAAGTGCTCGTAGAGCTGCTGGAGAACGATAATTAA
- a CDS encoding SDR family oxidoreductase: MENILITGAGRGLGLDLTAEALERGYSVIAGVRNPDGQAEGLSKLAADYGDKLTIAKLDVTDETGIAALAAELKEQGRTLGAIINNAAVLTARNTPVEALDLEDMLTTMDINLYGPIRVVKHFLPLLTEAEPSIINISSEAGSITNAYPGDYPYSISKTALNMFSQQLHVYLQERGVHVLSVHPGWMHTDMGGEQAPTDPRHSAGGVLDLIEQRTAPEGQFRFVDYTGKDMKI, translated from the coding sequence ATGGAAAATATTCTTATAACCGGTGCCGGACGCGGACTGGGTCTGGACCTGACCGCTGAGGCGCTGGAGCGCGGATATTCAGTGATTGCGGGAGTACGCAACCCGGACGGGCAGGCGGAGGGATTGTCTAAGCTTGCCGCTGATTACGGGGATAAGCTGACCATAGCCAAGCTGGATGTGACGGATGAAACAGGAATCGCTGCGCTGGCTGCTGAGCTTAAAGAGCAGGGGCGCACGCTTGGTGCCATCATCAACAACGCAGCTGTGCTGACTGCACGCAATACACCGGTTGAAGCGCTGGACCTGGAGGACATGCTGACCACTATGGACATCAACCTGTACGGTCCGATCCGTGTGGTCAAACACTTCCTGCCGCTGCTGACCGAAGCAGAGCCTTCGATCATTAATATCTCGTCGGAAGCAGGCAGCATCACCAATGCATACCCCGGAGATTATCCGTACAGCATTTCCAAAACAGCGCTAAACATGTTCTCCCAGCAGCTGCACGTGTATCTGCAGGAACGCGGAGTGCATGTGCTCAGCGTCCACCCGGGCTGGATGCATACGGATATGGGCGGAGAGCAGGCGCCGACAGACCCGCGCCACAGTGCCGGGGGCGTGCTTGATCTGATTGAACAGCGGACAGCACCGGAAGGGCAGTTCAGGTTTGTGGATTATACGGGTAAGGATATGAAGATTTAA
- a CDS encoding sugar efflux transporter: MSIRIRQLFSIPGYTPFMICMILQGMGISISSPFLAVYFTSEIGVSAGVFGIFTAVTLISGVWLSTLIAKRSDNGMNRKTLMVTAMFFNAIAFSGYLFIHEFYLLLAYMTVFTAIGAPAMPQLFASAREAVNASSSTDHAFANSTLRSMFSLGFITGPLIGAVLLKHTGFQGIFTGTSLIFVLNAVLMLCTAKRPAAAKPAMALPQKPLKLHQDAQVLIPFLVMTLLYSGHWMNNLNISLFIINTLGGSTQNVASVSSVCALLEIPFMLLLGILSAKYSNRLLLLWGIVLGGAYYGLVLFSGELWQIIAGQVLLAFFVAVISAIGISYIQDLLPELPGYASTLYTNASTLGRLFGSLAGGAAAQWLGYRHAYWGCLLLLVVSFVLMVVPRSGAGINDKRPVQTGGSL, from the coding sequence ATGTCAATCCGTATCCGCCAGCTTTTCAGCATTCCAGGCTACACCCCGTTTATGATCTGTATGATACTGCAGGGAATGGGTATTTCCATCAGCTCCCCGTTTCTGGCTGTTTATTTCACTTCGGAGATAGGCGTATCGGCAGGTGTCTTCGGCATCTTCACTGCTGTCACGCTGATAAGCGGCGTCTGGCTCAGCACGCTGATTGCCAAACGTTCCGATAATGGAATGAACCGCAAAACCCTTATGGTTACGGCCATGTTTTTCAATGCCATCGCTTTCTCGGGATATTTATTCATCCATGAGTTCTATCTGCTGCTGGCCTATATGACGGTATTTACCGCGATCGGCGCACCGGCCATGCCGCAGCTGTTCGCCAGCGCACGCGAGGCTGTGAATGCCAGCAGCAGCACCGATCATGCTTTTGCCAATTCCACGCTCCGCTCGATGTTCTCCCTGGGCTTCATTACCGGCCCGCTGATTGGTGCGGTCCTGCTGAAGCATACCGGATTTCAGGGTATTTTTACCGGCACCTCGCTGATCTTTGTGTTAAATGCCGTGCTGATGCTTTGCACTGCAAAACGTCCGGCGGCAGCAAAACCGGCTATGGCATTACCTCAAAAACCGCTGAAGCTGCATCAGGATGCCCAGGTGCTTATTCCTTTTCTCGTCATGACGCTTCTCTATTCCGGGCACTGGATGAACAATCTGAATATCTCGCTGTTCATTATTAATACGCTGGGCGGCAGCACACAGAATGTGGCTTCCGTATCCAGTGTATGTGCGCTGCTCGAAATCCCTTTTATGCTGCTGCTCGGTATTCTGTCGGCCAAATATTCCAACCGCCTGCTGCTATTGTGGGGAATTGTGCTGGGCGGAGCCTATTACGGGCTGGTTCTGTTCTCCGGTGAGCTGTGGCAGATTATTGCCGGCCAGGTGCTGCTGGCCTTTTTTGTGGCGGTAATCTCGGCAATCGGCATCAGCTACATCCAGGATCTGCTGCCGGAACTGCCCGGCTATGCCTCTACTCTTTATACTAATGCTTCTACACTGGGCAGGCTGTTCGGCAGTCTGGCAGGCGGTGCAGCCGCCCAATGGCTCGGTTACCGTCATGCCTATTGGGGGTGTCTGCTGCTGCTCGTTGTTTCTTTTGTGCTGATGGTGGTTCCTAGATCCGGAGCGGGAATTAATGATAAACGCCCGGTTCAAACAGGGGGATCGCTGTGA
- a CDS encoding glycoside hydrolase family 3 C-terminal domain-containing protein — METANYPFQQTGLPLNERVQDLLSRLTLDEKVSLMPQYQAEIERLGVGAYKHGTEGAHGISWLGKATSFPQPSGLACTWNPELMKQIGSAIGDEARAFYKKNPEINGLTLWAPTVDMERDPRWGRTEEAYGEDPELTGQLSTALVKGIQGDHPVYLKAVATLKHFLGNNNEINRGVDSSSIDPRNLREYYLEAFKPAFKEGGAQSMMTAYNSLNGVPVILHPAVMDVVKGEWEMDGFIVSDAGDLFGIVKDHKYYESFARSMAESIKNGIDSVTEETAETIKVIHEALAEGLLSEEDLDRALFNTFRVRFRLGEFDPEEGNPYAAIDDSVILSKEHSELSLEAAKQSIVLLKNENAALPLNPQDLSKVAVIGPLADEAFRDWYSGTLAYGVTPLQGVIKKLAGKQVTFESGDDRIVLTSADSGQAVGMTGEDGRLAVLHDVPERGELFRHTAWGWTANTLAATSRGQYVTLNDSGTLTASADEIYGWYVKESLNLVPGEDGTVSLRTWNDKPIAVSADGTLRSAEEDTEAEAHNFRKNIVVNGVDAAVAAAKAAEVAVVFVGNHPLLNGKEEIDRPDIVLPAEQENLVKAVYAANPNTVVVIVGSYPISSTWIDEHIPAVLYTSHSGQELGNAVAEVLFGGYSPSGKLNMTWFRSVDQLPPLMDYDIIKGKRTYMYFDGEPLYPFGHGLSYTQVAYKQLVLESDELQQDETISLSVDLENTGAAGGDEVVQLYVQALSTRIKRPLKQLKGFDKISLAAGEAKTVTFTLPVSELAFWDVSREQYCVEDGEYNILVGRSSGDIQLSAKIRVHGDTVPARNLYLPVKAENYDDYEAVYLDECKAGGASVHPLQDGAWISFHNVQITKGAAAVEALVSSTSGGSIEVRTGGPAGKLAATLQIPAGAQQEWHSLTADAGVDAGTADVFLVFTGDVLLSRFKFIH; from the coding sequence ATGGAAACCGCGAATTATCCTTTTCAGCAGACTGGACTGCCGCTTAATGAACGTGTGCAGGATCTGCTGTCCAGATTGACTTTGGATGAAAAAGTAAGCTTGATGCCGCAATATCAGGCGGAGATTGAGCGTTTGGGCGTAGGCGCCTATAAGCATGGTACGGAAGGAGCGCACGGCATATCCTGGCTGGGCAAAGCCACCTCTTTTCCGCAGCCGTCCGGGCTGGCCTGTACATGGAATCCTGAGCTGATGAAACAAATAGGCTCGGCGATTGGTGATGAAGCGAGAGCTTTTTACAAAAAAAATCCGGAAATCAACGGCTTGACCCTCTGGGCGCCGACAGTTGATATGGAGCGCGATCCGCGCTGGGGACGTACAGAGGAAGCTTACGGGGAAGATCCGGAATTAACCGGGCAGCTAAGCACTGCGCTTGTCAAGGGAATTCAGGGCGATCATCCGGTATATTTGAAAGCGGTAGCAACGCTGAAGCATTTTCTCGGCAACAACAATGAAATTAACCGCGGGGTCGATTCATCCAGCATTGATCCGCGCAACCTGCGTGAATATTATCTGGAAGCGTTCAAGCCGGCATTCAAGGAAGGCGGCGCACAGTCGATGATGACTGCCTACAATTCGCTTAATGGTGTGCCGGTTATTTTACACCCTGCGGTGATGGATGTAGTTAAGGGTGAATGGGAGATGGACGGGTTTATTGTAAGCGATGCCGGGGATCTGTTCGGTATTGTTAAGGATCACAAGTATTATGAATCCTTTGCCCGGTCCATGGCAGAATCCATTAAAAACGGGATCGACAGCGTGACTGAAGAGACGGCGGAAACGATCAAGGTCATTCATGAAGCACTGGCTGAAGGGCTGCTATCCGAAGAGGATCTGGACCGTGCGCTGTTCAACACCTTCCGTGTCCGCTTCCGGCTTGGTGAATTTGATCCTGAGGAAGGAAATCCGTACGCAGCGATCGATGATTCGGTGATTCTCAGCAAGGAGCACAGTGAGCTGTCACTGGAGGCGGCCAAGCAGTCGATTGTACTGCTCAAAAACGAAAATGCCGCACTCCCGCTGAACCCGCAGGACCTTTCTAAAGTAGCTGTAATCGGACCGCTGGCGGACGAAGCCTTCAGAGACTGGTATTCCGGTACATTAGCCTATGGCGTTACTCCTTTGCAGGGGGTGATCAAAAAGCTGGCCGGCAAGCAGGTCACCTTTGAAAGCGGGGATGACCGGATTGTTCTGACGTCGGCTGACAGCGGACAGGCTGTGGGAATGACCGGCGAAGACGGCAGACTGGCTGTGCTGCATGATGTTCCGGAGCGCGGGGAATTGTTCCGCCATACCGCCTGGGGCTGGACCGCCAATACGCTTGCGGCAACAAGCCGCGGCCAGTATGTCACGCTGAATGATTCAGGAACTTTGACGGCTTCCGCTGATGAAATTTACGGCTGGTACGTGAAGGAATCGCTGAACCTTGTGCCGGGTGAAGACGGTACCGTGAGCCTGCGCACCTGGAACGACAAGCCGATTGCAGTTTCTGCAGACGGTACGCTCCGTTCCGCAGAAGAGGATACAGAGGCAGAAGCGCATAATTTCCGCAAAAATATCGTTGTTAACGGCGTAGACGCTGCAGTTGCAGCAGCGAAGGCTGCCGAGGTAGCCGTTGTGTTCGTCGGTAACCATCCGCTGCTGAACGGCAAGGAAGAGATCGACAGACCGGATATCGTGCTGCCTGCAGAGCAGGAGAATCTGGTAAAAGCGGTCTACGCCGCCAATCCGAACACCGTTGTAGTCATCGTCGGCAGCTATCCGATTTCATCGACCTGGATCGATGAGCATATTCCAGCCGTGCTGTACACTTCACACAGCGGACAAGAGCTTGGCAATGCAGTGGCAGAGGTATTGTTCGGCGGCTACAGTCCGTCCGGCAAGCTGAATATGACCTGGTTCCGTTCGGTGGACCAGCTTCCTCCGTTGATGGACTACGATATTATTAAGGGCAAGAGAACCTATATGTACTTTGACGGTGAGCCGCTGTACCCGTTCGGCCATGGCCTGAGCTATACGCAGGTAGCCTACAAGCAGCTGGTGCTTGAGAGTGATGAGCTGCAGCAGGACGAAACAATCAGCCTGAGTGTCGATCTGGAAAACACCGGTGCAGCTGGGGGCGATGAAGTTGTCCAGCTGTATGTGCAAGCTTTGTCTACCCGGATCAAACGTCCGCTTAAGCAGCTGAAAGGGTTTGATAAAATCAGTCTGGCGGCTGGAGAGGCGAAGACGGTTACGTTTACCCTGCCAGTGTCTGAGCTGGCGTTCTGGGATGTAAGCCGTGAGCAGTATTGCGTTGAGGACGGGGAGTATAACATTCTTGTCGGACGTTCCTCCGGTGACATCCAGCTGTCTGCGAAGATCAGAGTGCACGGCGATACTGTGCCGGCCCGTAATCTGTATCTCCCGGTAAAAGCCGAGAATTATGACGATTACGAAGCCGTTTATCTGGATGAGTGCAAGGCAGGCGGGGCATCGGTACATCCGCTGCAGGACGGCGCCTGGATCAGCTTCCATAATGTTCAGATTACCAAAGGAGCTGCGGCGGTTGAAGCACTGGTCTCGTCAACCAGCGGCGGCAGCATTGAGGTAAGAACCGGAGGTCCCGCTGGCAAGCTGGCGGCAACGCTGCAGATTCCGGCAGGCGCACAGCAGGAATGGCACAGTCTGACGGCCGATGCCGGTGTAGATGCCGGAACAGCCGATGTGTTCCTTGTCTTCACAGGTGATGTGCTGCTGAGCCGCTTCAAATTTATCCATTAG